In Sulfuricella sp., the sequence TCGCCGTGAAGCGGTATTCATCGATGTGCGCAGTGAAATGGAATTCTTGTTCGTCGGCCACCCCGACAATTCGATCCTGATTCCCTGGGTGGACGCGCCGGACTGGGAGGTCAACCCCCACTTTGTTTCTCACGTCAAAACCGCCGCCAGCATCAACCGCCCGGTGGTGCTGATCTGCCGCTCCGGCCGGCGCTCGGTGGAAGCCGGACATGTGCTGGAGCAGGCCGGACTCACGGAAGTGTACAACGTGCTGCATGGCTTCGAGGGCGATCTCGATGATCACTATCACCGTAATACGGTCAACGGCTGGCGCTTCGATGGCCTGCCATGGACGCAAACCTGATGGAATTCAGGGATTGGCCTGACTTGCGTTTTCGGCCTTGCGCTGACGTTTTTCCTTGAGCAGGGCGAGGATGCGGGGCAGGCTTTCCTGGGCGGCTTTTTCGCCCATTTCGATGGCCAGCTTCCTGGCTGCGAAGTCTGCGATGCCGATCTCGCTCACGTCCGGCCGGATGACTACATCGGCCTCGCGCATCTCCGCCTGACTTGATTCCTTGCCCATGATGGTGATGGTCTGTGCCAGCACATCCAGGGTGTCACGGATTTCCACCACGCTGTCAGGCCTGCGGGATACATCCACCGCAATAATGATATCCGGCTTCATCTTCCGCGCCACCCGCACTGGCACCGGGCTTAACACGCCGCCATCCACATAGTCCCTGCCCGCGATATTGACGGGCTGGAATATGCCGGGGATCGAACTCGAAGCGCGCACCGCCATGCCGGTGTTGCCGCGATTGAATATCATCATCGCGCCGCTCTGCAGATCGGTGGCAACCGCGGCATAGCGCTTGGGCAGGCTTTCGATGGAGCGGTTATCGAGGTACTGGTTGATGAAATCCTGCAGCAGTTCGCCCTTGACGAAGCCGCGGTCAGGGAAGGTGACATCGCGCAATTGAGACTGTTCCATCCCGAGAGCAATGACTTCCAGCGCCATTGCGTCATAGCCGCCGGCATAAAGCGCGCCCACAAAGCTGCCGGCGCTGGTGCCAACCACAATATCGGGCTTGACGCCCTGCTGTTCGAGCGCTTTGATTACACCGACATGCGCAAAACCGCGTG encodes:
- a CDS encoding patatin-like phospholipase family protein, with the protein product MTDAKGLCLKNRAGSGFLPWALLALTLAGCAAQPIVFKDVVPPETTRLRTVQTEHPVVALVLGGGASRGFAHVGVIKALEQQGVKPDIVVGTSAGSFVGALYAGGYDAMALEVIALGMEQSQLRDVTFPDRGFVKGELLQDFINQYLDNRSIESLPKRYAAVATDLQSGAMMIFNRGNTGMAVRASSSIPGIFQPVNIAGRDYVDGGVLSPVPVRVARKMKPDIIIAVDVSRRPDSVVEIRDTLDVLAQTITIMGKESSQAEMREADVVIRPDVSEIGIADFAARKLAIEMGEKAAQESLPRILALLKEKRQRKAENASQANP
- a CDS encoding rhodanese-like domain-containing protein; this translates as MEHLTPKQAHELLHTRREAVFIDVRSEMEFLFVGHPDNSILIPWVDAPDWEVNPHFVSHVKTAASINRPVVLICRSGRRSVEAGHVLEQAGLTEVYNVLHGFEGDLDDHYHRNTVNGWRFDGLPWTQT